In one Betta splendens chromosome 14, fBetSpl5.4, whole genome shotgun sequence genomic region, the following are encoded:
- the gdpd5a gene encoding glycerophosphodiester phosphodiesterase domain-containing protein 5 isoform X5, which translates to MVKHQPLQVYEKQVFVSFVTGIYGCRWKRYQRSQDNSSRWECTWFLILCSSFLLLLFWAYFWLVAQNDFNEFNWSVYNRSGEWRDETVPLLASTTVGFSYITFLLILALFHISLGQQLNLYWVHKIGVLAALLTTVSGVVSVDDIWGDEWDIMLVSLQATAPFLHLGVLLSVTAVSWLVAGYVVHKERTNFQVMVLLVYVIILIAVYLAPLMFTCPCIMDQHRLKPRPDIIGQRGAPMLAPENTLISFNRALQHGVDSLEADVTISVDGVPFLMRDRTLRRTTDVGKVFPARQFEDASLFNWTEIRSLNAGQWFLENDPYWTVETLTVRDRSRIGNQTVCSLLELLRLAARANSSTLLNIRKPPPEHPRYRSWFMDTLWAVQKAGISQKRVTWTPDTDRGRVRGLQQAANEKLSVDEIRARGITSLTLHYSKASHKDIQEYLANNVSVTVYPVNEPWLFSILWCSGVPSVSSNAPQVLQKVPYPIWLMSQNAYNFIWITSDLVSLAIVTGIFCFQKWRINGMHNCNPEQIMLSAVAQRSSRDVNIMKEKLIFSDLNNGVNSTEELSLYPENGYARYSHGGLSR; encoded by the exons ATGGTGAAACACCAACCCTTACAGGTCTACGAGAAGCAGGTCTTTGTGTCCTTTGTCACTGGGATCTATGGTTGCCGCTGGAAACGTTACCAGCGTTCCCAAGACAATAGCTCCAGG TGGGAGTGTACGTGGTTCCTCATCTTGTGTAGCtccttccttctgcttctcttctGGGCCTACTTTTGGTTGGTGGCGCAGAATGACTTTAATGAATTCAACTG GTCAGTGTACAATCGCTCTGGAGAATGGCGAGATGAGACAGTTCCGCTCCTCGCGTCCACCACCGTAGGGTTCAGCTACATCACATTTCTACTG ATCTTAGCGCTCTTCCATATCTCCCTGGgccagcagctgaacctctACTGGGTTCACAAG ATCGGCGTGTTGGCTGCGTTGCTCACCACCGTCTCTGGTGTGGTTTCTGTTGATGACATTTGGGGAGATGAGTGGGACATCATGCTTGTATCGCTGCAG GCCACAGCACCTTTCCTACACCTTGGAGTCTTGCTGTCAGTCACTGCTGTCAGCTGGTTGGTAGCTGGATATGTGGTCCACAAAGAGAGAACCA ATTTCCAGGTGATGGTGTTGTTGGTGTACGTCATCATCCTTATTGCCGTGTATTTGGCACCACTCATGTTTACCTGCCCCTGCATCATGGACCAGCATCGCCTCAAGCCTCGACCAGACATCATTGGTCAACGTGGAGCTCCGATG ctggctccAGAAAATACCCTGATTTCTTTCAACAGGGCTCTGCAGCACGGAGTCGACTCCCTGGAGGCCGATGTCACTATCAG TGTGGACGGGGTTCCCTTCCTCATGAGAGACCGCACACTGAGGCGAACCACAGATGTTGGTAAAGTCTTTCCAGCCAGACAGTTTGAAGACGCATCTCTCTTCAACTGGACAGAGATTCGCTCTCTAAATGCAGGCCAGTGGTTTTTAGAG AATGACCCATACTGGACAGTGGAGACCCTCACAGTCAGGGACCGGAGCAGAATAGGCAACCAGACAGTTTGCAgtttgctggagctgctgcgttTGGCAGCCAGGGCCAACAGCTCGACGCTGCTGAACATCCGCAAACCTCCGCCAGAACACCCGCGCTACCGGAGCTGGTTCATGGACACACTGTGGGCCGTGCAGAAAGCAGGGATCTCACAGAAGCGG GTGACGTGGACCCCTGACACAGATAGGGGGAGGGTGCGAGGGCTGCAGCAGGCCGCGAATGAGAAGCTGTCAGTGGACGAGATAAGGGCGAGGGGAATTACGAGCCTGACCCTCCACTACAGCAAGGCCAGCcacaaagacataca GGAGTATCTGGCCAACAACGTGAGTGTGACTGTCTACCCAGTGAATGAGCCCTGGCTCTTCTCCATTCTTTGGTGTAGTGGGGTGCCTTCTGTGTCCTCCAATGCCCCACAAGTCCTCCAAAAGGTGCCTTACCCCATCTGGCTCATG AGCCAGAACGCCTACAACTTCATCTGGATCACTTCGGATCTGGTGTCCCTAGCTATAGTGACTGGGATCTTCTGTTTTCAAAA GTGGAGGATAAACGGGATGCATAACTGTAACCCAGAACAGATTATGCTGAGTGCTGTAGCACAGCGGTCAAGCCGGGATGTCAACATCATGAAGGAGAAGCTCATATTTTCAG